A single region of the Stigmatopora argus isolate UIUO_Sarg chromosome 6, RoL_Sarg_1.0, whole genome shotgun sequence genome encodes:
- the grip2b gene encoding glutamate receptor-interacting protein 2, with translation MLFLQAILKRRLLLHKARQRSRVRRPISSMSAVMFCGLRRDVGAGGGDDGPYGKTKDVSGPEHNAASRRHSIPEALRGVTMVELVKKEGSTLGLTISGGTDKDGKPRVSNLRPGGLAARSDQLNVGDYIKSVNGINLTKLRHEEIISLLKNVGERVLLEVEYELPPTAPDSRSGVISKTIDICLHKEGSSFGFVVRGGLHEDWHKSRPLAITYVRPGGPADREGTLRPGDRLLAADGVPLRDASHGDALAVLAQCGQEALLHIEYDVAIVETLSDASGPLLVEMAKPPGAALGVALTSASQRNKRVVVVERVKPGSVADRCGALHAGDHLLSIDGTSTEHCGVLEATQLLASATELVRLELLPARQTRMAGKAQGDAVKVQKSEHPHSWEPCVNFCPPPANSIHCNASSTLHKSWTATTAANNNVIINNNNLDYCKSLVTAAFSPGSANSAGFNTLPRPGVPMSPRNSLLKRRHRKKDHKSSLSLASSSVGPGGQVVHVETSEVVLTGDPLNGFGVQLQGGIFATETLSAPPLVRFIEPDSSAERCGLLQVGDRLLSINGMATEDGTLEEANQLLRDAALTNKVVLEIEFDVAESVVPSSGTFHVKLPKKKGVELGLTISANKKAGEPLIISDIKKGSMAHRTGTLEPGDKLLSIDNVRLETCSREEAEQILQQCEELVKLKIRKDEDNSDEQETSGSIIYTVELKRYGGPLGITISGTEEPFDPITISGLTKRGLAERTGAIHVGDRILAINSVSLKGKPLSEAIHLLQMAGESVTLKIKKMLDGGDDRKESEADDATENELSDDEDDLTDLTDSLQTTGKLSELYATTVPSVDSALDSWDGSGLDAGYCSQGTYSHQASAGVALHPHEWRGAKQQQQQRAMTPPLGCRRNYPFSDGGFSEDEWEKPASFFGQASDGILLDSDDSFWCRALEDLETCGQSELLREIEASIMTGTAISLGVESANGASGDPIPSRGRTSPSLSRRDPLFRRHEDQDALLEVQSGPDEAFGLGVRPLQDHGSQEPKSKASLTWESRRIKEEMQGLLSPTPLELHKVTVMKDPESDDFGFSVSDGYLEKGVYVNMVRGDGPAERSGLRAYDRILQVNHVRTRDFDCCLAVPLITEAGDRLELVVSRNPPDPTEDHDYDDYDDDHDALDRHPLDL, from the exons ATGCTTTTTCTTCAAGCCATATTGAAAAGACGACTTCTACTGCACAAAG CGCGCCAGCGTTCCCGCGTGAGGCGGCCGATCTCGTCCATGTCGGCGGTCATGTTTTGCGGTTTGCGGAGGGACGTCGGGGCCGGCGGTGGCG ATGACGGACCGTACGGGAAGACCAAAGACGTCTCTGGACCGGAACACAACGCCGCCTCCAGGAGACACAGCATACCAG AAGCGCTGCGGGGCGTGACCATGGTGGAGCTGGTGAAGAAGGAAGGCAGCACGTTGGGCCTCACCATCTCCGGCGGAACCGACAAGGACGGCAAGCCGCGGGTCTCCAACCTGCGCCCCGGCGGACTGGCGGCTCG GAGCGACCAGTTGAACGTGGGCGACTACATCAAGTCGGTCAACGGAATCAACCTGACCAAGCTGCGCCACGAGGAAATCATCAGCCTCCTGAAGAACGTCGGCGAACGGGTCCTGCTGGAGGTGGAGTACGAGCTGCCGCCTACAG CACCCGATAGCCGGTCTGGCGTGATTTCCAAGACCATCGACATCTGTTTGCACAAGGAAGGCAGCAGCTTCGGCTTTGTGGTCCGAG GTGGTCTTCACGAAGACTGGCACAAGTCGCGCCCCCTGGCGATCACCTACGTCCGGCCCGGAGGCCCCGCAGACAG GGAGGGCACGCTGCGTCCCGGCGATCGCCTCCTGGCGGCGGACGGCGTGCCGTTGCGCGACGCCAGCCACGGCGACGCCCTCGCCGTGCTGGCCCAGTGCGGACAGGAAGCTCTCCTGCACATCGAGTACGACGTCGCCATCGTGG AGACCCTGAGCGATGCGTCGGGTCCGCTCCTGGTGGAGATGGCCAAACCGCCGGGGGCGGCGCTGGGTGTGGCGCTCACGTCGGCCAGCCAACGCAACAagagggtggtggtggtggagcgGGTCAAGCCGGGCAGTGTGGCGGACAG GTGCGGGGCGCTGCACGCCGGAGACCACCTGCTGTCCATCGACGGCACGTCCACGGAGCACTGCGGCGTCCTGGAGGCCACGCAGCTGCTGGCCAGCGCCACCGAGCTGGTCCGACTGGAATTGCTCCCCGCCCGCCAGACCCGGATGGCTGGGAAAGCGCAAGGTGACGCTG TGAAGGTCCAGAAGTCCGAGCACCCTCACTCGTGGGAGCCTTGCGTCAACTTCTGCCCACCGCCCGCAAACTCCATCCACTGTAACGCCAGCTCCACCTTGCACAAGTCGTGgaccgccaccaccgccgccaacaacaacgtcatcatcaacaacaacaacctggaCTACTGCAAAT CTCTGGTGACGGCCGCTTTCTCTCCAGGTTCCGCCAACTCTGCGGGTTTCAACACGCTCCCCAGGCCCGGCGTGCCCATGAGCCCAAGGAACTCTCTTCTCAAACGCAGGCACAGGAAGAAAGACCACAAAAGCTCCC TGTCCCTGGCGTCCAGCTCGGTGGGTCCCGGCGGTCAAGTGGTCCATGTGGAGACCAGCGAGGTGGTCCTGACGGGGGACCCCCTCAACGGCTTCGGCGTCCAACTCCAAGGGGGGATCTTTGCCACCGAGACGCTCTCGGCTCCGCCGCTCGTACGATTCATCGAGCCCGACAGCTCGGCCGAAAG GTGTGGCCTCCTACAGGTGGGCGACCGACTGCTCTCCATCAACGGCATGGCCACGGAGGATGGGACCCTGGAGGAGGCCAACCAGCTGCTGCGTGACGCCGCCCTCACCAACAAAGTGGTTCTGGAGATCGAGTTTGACGTGGCAG AGTCCGTCGTGCCCAGTAGTGGAACTTTCCACGTGAAATTGCCCAAGAAAAAAGGCGTGGAGTTGGGTCTCACCATTAGCG CCAATAAGAAGGCAGGAGAACCTCTCATCATCTCCGACATCAAAAAGGGAAGCATGGCACACAG GACAGGAACCCTCGAGCCGGGCGACAAACTTCTGTCCATCGACAACGTCCGTTTGGAAACTTGTTCCCGCGAGGAGGCGGAGCAAATCCTGCAACAATGCGAGGAACTGGTCAAACTGAAGATCCGGAAGGACGAGGACAACTCGG ATGAGCAGGAGACCTCCGGCAGCATCATCTACACGGTGGAGCTGAAGCGCTACGGCGGCCCGTTGGGCATCACCATCTCGGGAACCGAGGAACCCTTCGATCCCATCACCATCTCGGGCCTCACCAAGCGAGGCCTGGCCGAGAG GACGGGCGCCATCCACGTGGGCGACCGCATCCTGGCCATCAACAGCGTGAGCCTGAAGGGCAAACCCCTGAGCGAGGCCATTCACCTCCTGCAGATGGCAGGAGAGAGCGTCACGCTCAAGATTAAGAAGATGCTTGACG GCGGAGACGACAGGAAAGAAAGCGAAGCGGACGACGCCACGGAAAACGAGCTGagcgacgacgaagacgacCTGACCGACTTGACGGACAGCCTGCAGACCACCGGCAAGCTGTCGGAACTCTACGCCACCACCGTCCCCAGCGTGGACTCGGCCCTGGACTCCTGGGACGGGTCCGGACTGGACGCCGGCTACTGTAGCCAGG GGACGTACAGCCACCAGGCGTCCGCCGGCGTGGCCCTTCACCCTCACGAGTGGCGCGGTGccaaacagcagcagcagcagcgcgCCATGACGCCCCCTCTCGGCTGCCGGAGGAACTACCCCTTCAGCGACGGCGGCTTTAGCGAAGACGAGTGGGAAAAACCCGCCAG TTTCTTCGGCCAAGCGTCGGACGGGATTCTTCTGGACTCCGACGACAGTTTCTGGTGTCGAGCCCTGGAGGACCTGGAGACTTGCGGACAGTCCGAATTGCTCAGGGAGATTGAG GCGTCCATCATGACCGGCACGGCCATCAGTCTGGGCGTAGAGAGCGCCAACGGGGCCAGCGGCGATCCCATCCCGAGCCGCGGCCGGACCAGCCCCTCGCTCTCCCGGCGGGACCCCCTCTTCCGCCGGCACGAGGACCAAG ACGCCCTCCTGGAGGTCCAGTCGGGCCCGGACGAGGCCTTCGGGTTGGGGGTGCGCCCGCTCCAGGACCACGGGTCCCAGGAGCCCAAGTCCAAGGCCTCGTTGACGTGGGAGTCGCGGCGCATCAAGGAGGAGATGCAGGGACTGCTGTCGCCGACCCCTCTGGAGCTCCACAAG GTGACGGTGATGAAAGACCCCGAAAGCGACGATTTCGGCTTCAGCGTGTCCGACGGCTAcctggaaaagggcgtttacgTCAACATGGTGCGAGGCGACGGACCGGCCGAGCGATCGGGCCTGCGAGCCTACGACCGGATCCTTCAG